TCCGGCGGGTGCTGGAGGTCGGCGTCCATCACCGCCAGCAGGTCGCCCCGGGCGATGCGGAAACCGGTCACCACCGCGGAACCCAGGCCCCGTTCGCCCTCCCGGTGGAGGAAGCGCACCTGCGGGTACTTCGCGGCGAGCCGGGCGAGGATTTGCGGCGTATCGTCCCGGCTGTCGTCGACGAACACGATTTCGAAGGGAACGTGGACGGCGGCGGTGATCCGTTCCACCAGCCGCTCCACGTTGTCGCGCTCGTTGTAGGTCGGCACGACGATGCTCAGCATGTCCGCACCCACTTCGTCGTCGACATCCACGACCCGAGACCGCGGGCCGCGCCGGGTCGGGTCGCCTCCTGGCGTCGGTCCCGCGGCCTGCCGGCGCGCCGCCGTGGTTGCGGCAATCCGGGCCCCGGTACGAGGCCAGTATAGCGGAAATTCCCTGCGGTGCGGGTGGATGCAGGGTGGTGCGGCCCGTGCGCGCAGCGGGAGCCGGTTCGTCCTGTGGTGCACGACGGTGCGTCCCTTTCGGTGAGGAGAAGGGCGAAGAGCCTATAAGCGGCAGGGCGGCCGCATGTCGGCTCGCCGCCTTCGTGTTACCCTTGTCCCAGGTTCGCCGCGGGAGGAACCGGGATTGAACGTCTTGCTGGCGACCGCGTTCGAGTATCCCCACCTCGGTGGCTTGTCGACCCACATGACCTTGCTGGCGAAGGGGCTCCGGGCGCAGGGGCACGACGTCCGCATCCGCTCCTTCACTGATCTCAGCCGTGTCCAGCGGGCGGCGACCCGCGGGCCTGCCTGGCTGTTGAACCGGGTGCAGCGGGGATGGGGCACCTGGTGGACGACCGCCATGCGCATCCGCTTTCTCGTCCGTCTCCTCAGGGCGGAGTCCGCGTGGCTCGACGTCCTCAATGTCGAGGACCCGATGGCTGCGGTGGCGGCCCAGCGGGCAGGCCTCCGGTACGTGTACACGGTGCACGGTTACGCCACGGACGAGCACGTCGCCGCAGGGCGCATCCGGCGCGACAGCTGGGTCCACCGGTGGCACCTCGAGCTGGAACGGCGCGCGCTGGGCGGTGCGCAGCACGTGGTGGCCGTGGATTCGCGGATCCGCCGGCACGTCGAGCAGTTGGCGGGGCATCGCCGGGTGACGGTGATCCCCAACTTCGTCGACGGCGACTGGCCGAGGCAAGCGCCCGACAGGACGGCCGCGCGGGCCACGCTGGGCCTTGCCGACGACGCCTTCGTCGTCCTGTGCCCACGACGCCTGACCCCGAAGAACGGCGTCGTCTACGCCTTGGAGGCGATGGACCTCGTGCGGAACGGCGAGGTGGAGTGGCCGGCGGACCGCCGCCCGCTGCTCGTGGTGGTGGGCACCGGCGAGCAGTGGCCGGCGGTGCAGGCCTTCGTGCGCCAGCGAGGGCTCGCGCCCTTCTGCCGGCTGGAAGGCGGCCGGCCGCACGAGGCGATGGCGGTCTACCTGAGGGCCGCGGACGCGGTGGTGATCCCTTCGATCCACGCCGCCGGGGTGGAGGAGGCGACCTCCATCAGCGCCCTGGAGGCCATGGTCTTTGGCGTGCCGGTGGTCGCCTCGGCGGTGGGGGGCTTGAAGGAGATCATCCGGGACGGCGAGACGGGGTTGCTGGTGCCGCAGAAGCGCCCCGACGCCCTGGCTCGAGCGCTGGCCCGCCTGGCGGCCGAGCCGTCCCTGGCACGGCGTCTGGCCGAGGCGGCCCGGGCGTATGTGCTCGCCCACCATTCGCACCTGGCCGCAGCCGCTCGTTTTCTGCACATCTACGGCCAGGCGACGGCCCAGGTCGGTTGACGCGCACCGCGGCGCGGCGCGGGGCGGGTGTACGGCTTGATCCCCACATCTTGGTGGGCGACCGGCCCCTTCGCGGGAGAGGACTTTGTTGCAGAGGGACGAATCTTGTATGTTCGTGCGCTTCCTTTTGCTTGGCCCGTGCCGGAACGGCGTGCCCGGACCAACGTGCCGTGCCCGACGCGCGGGACCCGGCGACCGGGCCGCCGGTGTGGGGGGCGGGGGACCCGTACCGGTCTCGCCGGGGGTCTCTGGCCCGTTTCGGCCTTGCCGGGCGTCCCGTGCACGGGTCCCGAAGCGGTGACGAGCCATGGGACCGCTGACCACCCGACAGGCGACGCCACAGAAGGAAATGGACCGTCTTGCGACAGCGCCTGGAGAGGATGCCCGAATGGTGACACACCCCGTCGCGGGCACCGGGGCTTGGCGTGGGTCCCGGACGACGGTTGCCTTGCTGCGCGGCTTGACCTTGGTCACGATCACGTACCTGGCCTTCCGGTTCGTCCTGGTGGACTATGTGTGGTCCCCCCTGCGCTGGATCAGCGATGTGCTGTCCCTCAGCCTGGGCGGGCTCGCGGTGCTGGCCCTGTGGAGGGATCCCGCTTGGCGGCGGGCGGTTTGGGCTTGCCGGCCTGGGCTTCGGAACGTGCTCCTCGGGTTGGCGGGGGCGATCGTCCTGGCCGTCGTCACGGTGCTCGCCTCGGGTCTTGCCAACGGACGCGGGCTCGTGGACATCGCCACCGGCATCCGGAGCCTCGTGCTGTGGTGCACGCTGCTGGCCGCCGTGGGACTCGTCGCGGCCTGGGAGTTGGCCTACGGACCGGGTCAGGCCCAGGGTGCCGGCCGACGCCCCTGGGCCTTGCGCGTGCTTTCTTGGGTCGTCGCCCTCGCCGTGTTCATGGCGCTGGTGGAAACCGCGGGCGTGTTGCTCTTCGGGTGGTACGGCCCGGCGGAGTGGGTGGCGACCTTGACGGGGTCCAACGCCGGGCGGGCCGTCGGACTGATGAAGAACCCCAACACCCTGGGATGCTTTCTGGTCCTGGGCCTGCTGCTGCTCTGGCCGCGATGGGTGGCGGCGGTGACCCGGCGGGTGCGGGATCGAGCCGTCTGGGCGTGGGCGGTCCTGCTGCTCATGGGGCTGGCGCTAACCTACTCGCGGCAGGGGTGGCTCGCCGTTGCCGCGGGTCTGCTGGCGGCCGGATGGGTGGCCCGCCGCCTCGTCCCGTGGCGCGTGACGGCGCTGTTGATGCTGGTTGTCGTCGTGGTCACCGTGCTGACCACGATGTTGCCGGTGCCGCTGTTCGCCTGGGGCGACGATGACGGGATCTCGCGGACCCGTCAGTTGCAGTTGCGGAGGATCTCCGAGACCTTCGACGAGGAGACCGTGGACAAGAGCCGTGCCACCGGGCGGCTGGCCATGGTGCGTTACGCGCTGGCCATGCTGCGCGACCACCCGGTGCTGGGCGTCGGGCCCGGCCGCGTTGGTGGGGCTGGGGCGCTGAATCCCGACCATGAACTCCAGGTCCGGTACGGGTTGCCCGACCATGCGTACGCGGACAACCAGTACGTGCGGACCGCCATGGAGCTCGGCACCCTCGGGCTGCTTGCGTTAGGCGCGATGATCCTCGCGACCCTTGCCCTGGCGTACCGCACGGCACGCGTCGATCCCCTGCAAGGTGCTGCGTTCACGGCGGTCGTGGTGGCGATGGTGAGCTTCGGGCTGGGTCAGAACGCGTGGGAGAACCAGCCCCTGGCCGCGGTCTACTGGCTGTCCTTGGGGGCGGCCTGGGCGCTGCAACTCCGGCAGGAACGATGAGACGGCGCCATGCGGCCGCACCCCGCCCCAGGCGGACGGGGGTCGGCAAGGCCGCTAGGATCCGGTCCGCTGTCTGGGGAAGAAGGCAGAGCAGGCGATGAAGTGGTTATGGGCACTGGGGCGTCGGCTGGCCGGGCTCGCCGAGGTCGTCCTCGTGTGGGCCGACGCGTTGGTTCCCAAAAGACGACAAATCCTGTTCTCCTCCGGCAATGGACGGATGTATGCGGACAATGCCCGGTATCTGTTCGAATACATGGCGCGCCATACGCGGGAACGGCTCGTGTGGTGGTTCCACGATCCGCGCCTCGTGGCATGGGCCCGTCAACGGGGAGTGCAGGCCGTGTTCGCACGGAGCCTGGCGGGGTTGTGGACGGCCCTGCGCAGCGGGGTCTGGGTGATGGATCATGGCCCCATCCTCCCTGCGTGGCATCCTCGGCGGCGCGTCACGGTCCAGTTGTGGCACGGGGTCGGGCCCAAGCGGGAGCCCGCGCGAACGGCGCCCATCCGGGTCGTCCGCAAGCAGCGGGAGTTCTTCTCGAAATACGATCTTTTCACCACCACCTCGTACGAGGTGGCCCCGGAGTGGGGCACCCGGATCCCGCTGAAACCGGGCGCCCTGGTCCTCGACGGCTATCCACGGCACGACGCCATCCTGCGGGATGATCGCGAGCGGGCCCGGGAGCGGATCGCGCGCGTGTTGGGTCGGCCTGGATTGCCGGCGCGCATCCTGCTCTACGCCCCCACGTGGCGCGAACAAGGGGCAGAAGCCGAGCCAGACTGGACACGGTTGGAGGAATTGGTGGAGAAGTCGGACACGCTGGTCCTGCTGCGAACCCACCCCCTTTACTCGCGCTGGCAGCCGTCCCGGCTGGATCGCCGGTTCGTCCGATTCAATGGGGACGTGGCACCCGATATCTACGAGTACCTTGCAGGGGTTGACGTGCTCGTGACCGACTACTCGAGCCTATGTGTGGACTTTCTCGTCCTGCGGCGACCGATCGTCTTTTGCGTGCCCGATCTTGAGGAATACGATCGCGTGCGGGGCATTCACTGGCGGTATCCCGACGATTTCCCGGGCGACGTGGCAGCATCCATGGACGAGCTCGTCCCGGTGTTGGAGCACGTACTCACCCGCGGCCGTCTCACCGAGGCAGGGGCGCGGCGACAGGCCGTGCTCTACGACCGGTATTTCGCTCTGCCGCCGGGCCGGGCATGTGAGCGCTTGACCGCCCGGATCGAGGAGTTGATGGACCGGCGATGGCCACGCCACGACCAGCGTTCAACGCAGTGATCCTGGGCGCAGGGGTGGGAAGCCGCCTGGGCCCGCTGACCGCCGATCGACCCAAGGCCCTGTTGCCCCTGGCGGACGGCGGCGACACGTTCCTCGATCACTCCCTGCGTTGCCTGCAAGGGACGCCGGTGCGCCAGGTGCACGTGGTGGGCGGCCACGCCTTCGCCGCCCTCGAGGCTCATGTGGCGGCGCGCTGGGGGGACTGGCTGCGCAGGGGCGTCCTGGTGTTGCGGCGGTTTCCCGACTTCCGCACGGTGAACAACATCGGCACGCTGTACTTCGCGCGGGCGGCCTTCGTGGAGCCGTGCCTGCTGCTGAACTCGGACATCGTCTACCACCCGGCGATCCTGCGACGGGCCCTGGAGCACATGGCCCAGGAAGCGGACCAGTCCTTCATGGTGGTGGACGGCAGCGTGGATCTGGCCGAGGAGGAGATGAAGGTCGCCGTCGGCGAGGAGGGGTTCCTCCGTGCGGTGAGCAAGCGCCTCGCCCCTGCGGAGTCCGCGGGCGAATACATCGGGATCCTCTACCTGACGCCGGCCGATGCCGACGTGGTCCTGTCGGCGGCGGCGGACCTCCTGGCGGCCGGGCGCACCGACCTGTACTACGAGGACGTCATCCACAGCGTCCTGGATCGCATCCGATTGCGGCCCCTGTTCATCGACGGCCTGCCGTGGACGGAAGTCGATACGGTAGAGGACTACCAGCGGGCCCGGGCGCTGTACAGCGAGCTCAAGCGCGATGCGGCCGGGGGCAGCCATGCGCACCATTGAAGTGAGCCGGATCCTCAAGGTGGTCGAAACGACGGCCGACGCCGGCCGACAGATTGCCGAGGCCCTGGCGGTGCTCGCGGTCCGGCGCCCGGCCGTCTTTTGTGGGCCGGGTCGCACCCGCGAACTGGCGGAACAGATCGTGGGCATGTTGGGCGCGGCGGCACCGCTGCTCGTGGTCCGCGAGGCCAGCGCGAGGGAGAGCGAGCGTCTCGAGGCCGAGGTGACCCGCCTGGAGAGCGACGCCATCGTCGCCGTCGGCGGGGGGAGCGTCCTGGACACGGGCAAGTTCGTGGCTGCTCGCCTGGGGATGGCGGTGGTGGCCGTCCCCACCCAGATTTCCCACGACGGCATCGTCTCCCCGGTCGCTGTGATCCGTGACGGGGACAACCGGAAGCGCAGCTTGGCCGCTACGATGCCGGCGGCCGTGATCGCCCCGCTGCACTGGATCCAGGACGCTCCCACGCCGATGCTGCTGGCGGGCATCGGCGACCTGCTCTCCAACTTCTCGGCCATCGAGGATTGGCGGCTGGCCCAGGACCACCAGAGGGACCGGTTCGACGACTTCTCGGCCTTTCTGGCACGGCACGCGGCGCGTTCGGTGCTGCGCTCCTTGCTGCAGGGGGCGCCGGTGCGGTCGCGGGACTTCGTCCTGGAACTATTGGAGGGGCTGATGCTCAGCGGGCTGGCCATGGCCATCGCGGGCACTAGCCGTCCCTGCAGCGGCAGCGAGCACCTCATCAGCCACGCCCTCGACTACCTCTACGGCGGTGTCGCGGCCCATGGCCTGCAGGTGGCGGCGGCGACCGTGCCCATGCTGTTGCTCCAGGGGCAGGACGGGCTGGCCCGCGACGTGTTCCGTGTCTACCGGGCACTGAACATGCCCACGAGCCTGCCGGACCTTGGTCTCACCCGCGACCAGATCGTGGAGGTCGTGCGCCAAGCCCCGCGAATGCGCCCGGGCCGATTCACGATCCTGGATGTGGCCACGCCCTCGCAGGTCGAACGCGTGCTCAAGGCCCCCGTCCCGTCCTGCTGGCCGGCCACTCCGTGACCGTCGCTGCCCCGGCGGCTGCGCCGGCGGCAGGGCGCCGGCGCCGGGCGGCACCAGGTGCGACGGGTCCCTGTTCGTGGAGGCATCGACGGACTTGGCTCGATACCGCCTGGCTCGCTCTGTCGCCTTGTTCGTGCTGCTCACCACGATCGGACGCCTGCTGGGCTTCGCTCGCGAGATGGTCTTGGCGGCGGTCTTCGGTGCGAGCGAAGTGACCGACGCCTACACCATCAGCTTCTCCATCCCGGGCGTCCTCTTCGCTGCCGTGGGCACCGCCATCACCACGGTGATGGTGCCCATGCTGGCGGCCCACCGGGCGAGGGGGGACGATGTCGC
The sequence above is drawn from the Thermaerobacter sp. FW80 genome and encodes:
- a CDS encoding glycosyltransferase family 4 protein, whose product is MNVLLATAFEYPHLGGLSTHMTLLAKGLRAQGHDVRIRSFTDLSRVQRAATRGPAWLLNRVQRGWGTWWTTAMRIRFLVRLLRAESAWLDVLNVEDPMAAVAAQRAGLRYVYTVHGYATDEHVAAGRIRRDSWVHRWHLELERRALGGAQHVVAVDSRIRRHVEQLAGHRRVTVIPNFVDGDWPRQAPDRTAARATLGLADDAFVVLCPRRLTPKNGVVYALEAMDLVRNGEVEWPADRRPLLVVVGTGEQWPAVQAFVRQRGLAPFCRLEGGRPHEAMAVYLRAADAVVIPSIHAAGVEEATSISALEAMVFGVPVVASAVGGLKEIIRDGETGLLVPQKRPDALARALARLAAEPSLARRLAEAARAYVLAHHSHLAAAARFLHIYGQATAQVG
- a CDS encoding O-antigen ligase gives rise to the protein MLRGLTLVTITYLAFRFVLVDYVWSPLRWISDVLSLSLGGLAVLALWRDPAWRRAVWACRPGLRNVLLGLAGAIVLAVVTVLASGLANGRGLVDIATGIRSLVLWCTLLAAVGLVAAWELAYGPGQAQGAGRRPWALRVLSWVVALAVFMALVETAGVLLFGWYGPAEWVATLTGSNAGRAVGLMKNPNTLGCFLVLGLLLLWPRWVAAVTRRVRDRAVWAWAVLLLMGLALTYSRQGWLAVAAGLLAAGWVARRLVPWRVTALLMLVVVVVTVLTTMLPVPLFAWGDDDGISRTRQLQLRRISETFDEETVDKSRATGRLAMVRYALAMLRDHPVLGVGPGRVGGAGALNPDHELQVRYGLPDHAYADNQYVRTAMELGTLGLLALGAMILATLALAYRTARVDPLQGAAFTAVVVAMVSFGLGQNAWENQPLAAVYWLSLGAAWALQLRQER
- a CDS encoding CDP-glycerol glycerophosphotransferase family protein, which encodes MKWLWALGRRLAGLAEVVLVWADALVPKRRQILFSSGNGRMYADNARYLFEYMARHTRERLVWWFHDPRLVAWARQRGVQAVFARSLAGLWTALRSGVWVMDHGPILPAWHPRRRVTVQLWHGVGPKREPARTAPIRVVRKQREFFSKYDLFTTTSYEVAPEWGTRIPLKPGALVLDGYPRHDAILRDDRERARERIARVLGRPGLPARILLYAPTWREQGAEAEPDWTRLEELVEKSDTLVLLRTHPLYSRWQPSRLDRRFVRFNGDVAPDIYEYLAGVDVLVTDYSSLCVDFLVLRRPIVFCVPDLEEYDRVRGIHWRYPDDFPGDVAASMDELVPVLEHVLTRGRLTEAGARRQAVLYDRYFALPPGRACERLTARIEELMDRRWPRHDQRSTQ
- a CDS encoding NTP transferase domain-containing protein; the protein is MATPRPAFNAVILGAGVGSRLGPLTADRPKALLPLADGGDTFLDHSLRCLQGTPVRQVHVVGGHAFAALEAHVAARWGDWLRRGVLVLRRFPDFRTVNNIGTLYFARAAFVEPCLLLNSDIVYHPAILRRALEHMAQEADQSFMVVDGSVDLAEEEMKVAVGEEGFLRAVSKRLAPAESAGEYIGILYLTPADADVVLSAAADLLAAGRTDLYYEDVIHSVLDRIRLRPLFIDGLPWTEVDTVEDYQRARALYSELKRDAAGGSHAHH
- a CDS encoding iron-containing alcohol dehydrogenase family protein; its protein translation is MRTIEVSRILKVVETTADAGRQIAEALAVLAVRRPAVFCGPGRTRELAEQIVGMLGAAAPLLVVREASARESERLEAEVTRLESDAIVAVGGGSVLDTGKFVAARLGMAVVAVPTQISHDGIVSPVAVIRDGDNRKRSLAATMPAAVIAPLHWIQDAPTPMLLAGIGDLLSNFSAIEDWRLAQDHQRDRFDDFSAFLARHAARSVLRSLLQGAPVRSRDFVLELLEGLMLSGLAMAIAGTSRPCSGSEHLISHALDYLYGGVAAHGLQVAAATVPMLLLQGQDGLARDVFRVYRALNMPTSLPDLGLTRDQIVEVVRQAPRMRPGRFTILDVATPSQVERVLKAPVPSCWPATP